One window of the Granulicella arctica genome contains the following:
- a CDS encoding DUF2891 domain-containing protein encodes MRRASRYLGAIVVSVALASASLHSGAQEHDRTRIEAYLKTLPPVIQPAFTVEQASTLAAWPLPCMDHPQPSPEGGLYLWQYDAKPRLEENYDKTHAFYSCYDWHSAVNSSWTIVALLKDFPELPLAKLLHEKITDHLGEQNITGEVAFFKDAKGFEKPYGYAWLLKLYAEIKTWNDPAAAKLMANLQPLVDLFSGKLVEFFDHLPYASRTGVHPNTALSMTLVLDYTSVVADPKLQDAVLRNATRLFAKDERCPTWFEPGGTELLSPCLAEAQLMSHTMDRAAYAQWLSRFLSVVYSADFQPLIKPVEISALQSPEELAGKSHLIGLAFHRAFAMTSIADALPQNDPRAEVFRALSAREAASGFSVLTDAGYMGSHWLGTYAVLYLRASRHDPPHQPAVAAP; translated from the coding sequence ATGCGAAGAGCATCACGGTATCTCGGGGCGATTGTTGTTAGCGTGGCGCTTGCCTCCGCATCGTTGCACAGCGGAGCGCAGGAGCATGACCGGACCCGCATCGAGGCTTATCTTAAAACGCTTCCGCCGGTGATACAGCCAGCGTTTACGGTTGAGCAGGCGAGTACGCTTGCGGCGTGGCCTCTCCCTTGTATGGACCATCCGCAGCCTTCGCCTGAAGGTGGACTCTACCTTTGGCAGTACGACGCAAAGCCACGGCTTGAAGAGAACTACGATAAGACTCATGCGTTTTATAGTTGTTACGACTGGCACTCGGCGGTGAATTCTTCGTGGACGATTGTTGCGCTGCTCAAGGACTTTCCGGAGCTGCCACTGGCCAAGCTTCTGCATGAGAAGATCACCGACCACCTTGGGGAGCAGAATATCACTGGCGAGGTAGCGTTCTTTAAAGATGCGAAGGGATTCGAGAAGCCTTACGGCTATGCCTGGCTGCTGAAGCTGTATGCGGAAATCAAAACGTGGAACGATCCGGCAGCGGCGAAGCTTATGGCAAACCTGCAACCACTGGTTGACCTGTTCTCGGGGAAGCTAGTGGAGTTCTTCGATCACCTTCCGTATGCATCGCGTACCGGCGTTCATCCGAATACGGCTCTCTCGATGACGCTGGTGTTGGACTACACGAGCGTTGTTGCCGATCCGAAGCTTCAAGATGCGGTGCTGCGGAATGCTACGAGGCTCTTTGCCAAGGATGAACGCTGCCCGACGTGGTTTGAGCCGGGTGGTACGGAGCTCCTTTCGCCGTGTCTGGCTGAGGCACAGTTGATGAGCCATACGATGGACCGTGCGGCGTATGCGCAATGGCTTAGCCGATTTTTGTCAGTAGTCTACTCTGCTGATTTCCAGCCGCTTATCAAGCCTGTGGAGATCAGCGCTCTGCAGAGTCCTGAGGAGCTGGCAGGAAAATCACATTTAATCGGACTTGCGTTTCATCGGGCTTTTGCGATGACATCGATCGCCGATGCACTACCGCAGAATGACCCGCGTGCTGAAGTCTTTCGTGCTTTATCGGCACGTGAGGCCGCTTCGGGATTCTCCGTTCTTACAGATGCTGGGTATATGGGCTCGCATTGGCTGGGGACGTATGCCGTTCTTTATCTGCGTGCCAGTCGGCATGATCCACCGCATCAGCCCGCAGTTGCAGCACCGTAA
- a CDS encoding TonB-dependent receptor codes for MRSLLHGRIWSTTLMLVLAMPLVSVAQGGDADVSGHVTDNSGAVIPAVHVTLTNADTGVGREVDSTDGAYHFQPVLPGRYTLAASAPNFERKAVTNLLVVLGAHLGQDISLSIGSANDTITVEGFSPQVNTESNEVGGGISNDQINKLPVNTRQFLNLALLIPGTSQDASRTFYNNVQIGGGSAFYSNGFQVDGVINTWAEEGEPRQNFPQGAVQEFNVFISQYPAEYGLSIGGLITVATKSGTNKFHGEGFELFRQKALNRPTPFQTTNPDFLRNQFGGDIGGPIIHDRTHFYAAYERTQTKQVYTVSTGHPDLYGANEGNFDQPSYDQMLTGRVDHQISNKQSLFVRYAQEWNKYTFQGCGGNSVRNCYNGLIPRISIVGGHTWALSPNLVDQVHFQYARAAYELGPPSAAIPTNPSTYSTQVLAALQTGYVFPSFSYGFGYAETGVESRWELNDTLSYIWKNHNFRAGVETSYIPFTDGGATNYNGTWAFSKDQKFDPTNPATIAALTAPTSYSQTIPFLSTFTPTTPLGLFVEDEWKIIPTLTANIGLRYDRQFGSFDERLNLTPAQALIPFIGNPHKRGDGNNLAPRFGLVWDPSGKARDVVRAGYGIYYNNIQTLQTVGEPRNLLSCSITINSPNYPDPFNGKTALQFCSANNPNVTILAQNFQNPYAQQFSAGYSRQLSPNLALQVDGLYTYGLHDYRVFDMNYPTAYPQSAVRRQAGWAQINAHLPIAASKYKALFVHLDKRMANRYLYSASYTLSSAKDNNPQGTVNNPLNPGLDWGPGSTDRRHAFVGSVAYQARFGIMLSAIYTVRSSLPLSAFGASTAITSLTPSADSTAQYVPGTTRNQFNRDISFAAINAYRAAQGVAPLSTTQLQNSNYKSFDLRVLRDFRVHESMHIEAYGQAFNLFGHVNYVNSSITSTATSSTFGRATSATNLQQAELGARFVF; via the coding sequence ATGCGCTCTCTTCTGCATGGCAGGATTTGGTCGACGACTCTTATGCTGGTCCTCGCAATGCCGCTTGTATCTGTGGCGCAGGGCGGCGATGCGGATGTATCCGGGCATGTAACGGATAACTCGGGTGCGGTGATTCCCGCGGTGCACGTGACGTTGACGAACGCGGACACGGGTGTGGGCCGTGAGGTGGATTCGACGGATGGCGCCTACCACTTTCAACCTGTGTTGCCGGGGCGCTATACGCTCGCGGCATCGGCGCCGAATTTTGAGCGCAAGGCCGTGACCAACCTCTTAGTTGTGCTGGGCGCGCACCTCGGGCAGGACATCAGCCTCTCAATCGGCAGCGCGAACGACACGATTACTGTCGAGGGTTTCTCGCCACAGGTGAACACGGAGAGCAATGAGGTTGGTGGTGGTATCAGTAACGACCAGATCAACAAGCTGCCGGTAAATACGCGACAGTTTCTCAATCTGGCGCTGCTCATTCCGGGAACCAGCCAGGACGCTTCTAGAACATTTTACAACAATGTGCAGATCGGCGGCGGATCAGCTTTTTATTCGAACGGTTTTCAGGTTGATGGAGTGATTAATACGTGGGCGGAGGAGGGTGAGCCTCGGCAGAACTTTCCGCAGGGTGCGGTTCAGGAGTTCAACGTCTTCATCTCACAGTATCCCGCTGAGTATGGTCTCTCGATCGGCGGTTTGATTACGGTGGCGACGAAAAGCGGGACGAACAAGTTCCACGGCGAGGGGTTCGAATTATTTCGGCAGAAGGCTTTGAATCGGCCTACACCATTCCAGACGACAAATCCGGACTTTCTTCGTAACCAGTTCGGTGGCGATATTGGTGGTCCGATCATTCATGATCGGACGCATTTCTATGCGGCTTATGAGCGTACGCAGACGAAGCAGGTGTATACCGTTTCTACTGGGCACCCCGATTTGTACGGCGCGAATGAAGGCAACTTTGATCAGCCGAGCTACGATCAGATGTTGACAGGACGCGTTGATCATCAGATTAGCAATAAGCAATCACTCTTTGTTCGGTACGCGCAGGAGTGGAACAAATATACGTTCCAGGGATGCGGCGGCAACTCGGTACGCAACTGTTACAACGGGCTGATTCCGCGTATTTCTATCGTCGGTGGCCATACGTGGGCGCTGAGTCCTAATCTTGTGGACCAGGTTCACTTTCAATATGCGCGCGCCGCGTATGAGCTTGGTCCGCCGAGTGCAGCTATTCCAACCAACCCATCCACCTACTCAACGCAGGTGTTGGCAGCGTTGCAGACCGGCTATGTGTTTCCAAGCTTTAGCTACGGCTTTGGTTATGCGGAGACGGGGGTCGAGTCTCGCTGGGAGTTGAACGATACGTTGAGCTACATCTGGAAGAACCATAACTTCCGTGCGGGTGTCGAGACGAGTTACATCCCTTTTACCGATGGTGGTGCGACTAACTACAACGGTACGTGGGCTTTTAGCAAGGATCAGAAGTTTGATCCCACGAATCCGGCTACGATCGCTGCGCTGACCGCCCCTACCTCTTATTCACAGACAATTCCTTTCCTTTCGACCTTTACGCCTACGACGCCGCTAGGACTCTTTGTTGAAGATGAATGGAAGATCATTCCGACGCTTACTGCGAATATCGGGCTTCGCTACGATCGTCAGTTTGGATCATTTGACGAACGGCTCAACCTGACACCGGCGCAGGCGCTTATTCCGTTCATCGGTAATCCCCATAAGCGTGGTGATGGCAACAACTTAGCGCCACGATTTGGATTGGTGTGGGACCCGTCTGGCAAGGCTCGCGATGTTGTTCGCGCTGGCTACGGAATCTACTACAACAATATTCAAACGCTGCAGACTGTTGGGGAGCCCCGGAACCTGCTTAGCTGTAGCATTACGATCAACTCGCCGAACTATCCTGATCCTTTCAACGGAAAGACGGCGCTGCAATTCTGCTCGGCTAACAATCCTAATGTAACTATCCTGGCGCAGAATTTTCAGAACCCCTATGCGCAGCAGTTCTCGGCTGGCTATTCGCGGCAGCTTAGTCCTAACCTTGCCTTGCAGGTGGATGGTCTTTACACCTATGGACTGCATGACTACCGCGTCTTTGATATGAACTACCCGACGGCGTATCCGCAGAGCGCTGTCAGGCGACAGGCGGGCTGGGCACAGATCAATGCTCACCTGCCGATTGCGGCTAGTAAGTACAAGGCGCTATTCGTGCATCTGGACAAGCGCATGGCGAATCGCTATCTCTACTCTGCCTCGTATACGCTCTCTTCGGCGAAGGATAACAATCCGCAGGGTACAGTGAACAATCCTCTGAACCCGGGCCTTGACTGGGGGCCGGGCAGCACGGATCGGCGTCATGCGTTTGTTGGTAGTGTTGCGTATCAGGCTCGGTTTGGAATCATGCTGAGTGCTATCTATACGGTGCGATCTTCATTGCCGCTTAGCGCTTTTGGTGCGAGCACGGCGATTACTTCACTTACGCCGAGTGCAGATTCGACTGCCCAGTATGTTCCGGGCACGACGCGTAACCAGTTCAATCGTGATATCAGCTTTGCGGCGATCAATGCGTATCGCGCAGCGCAGGGAGTAGCTCCACTCTCAACCACCCAGTTACAGAACAGCAACTACAAGAGCTTTGATCTGCGTGTTCTCCGAGATTTCAGAGTGCATGAGTCCATGCATATCGAGGCATATGGGCAGGCTTTCAATCTCTTCGGCCATGTGAATTATGTTAATTCGAGTATTACGAGTACAGCGACTTCAAGCACCTTCGGACGAGCTACGAGTGCCACGAACCTTCAACAGGCCGAGCTTGGCGCCCGCTTTGTCTTCTAA
- a CDS encoding GntR family transcriptional regulator, which translates to MTEAVRVYLALRNDIITCDLQPGLSVSEADMCSRYKASRTPVREACHRLQEETLLQIVPFRGYFVAPLTTSEYRDLTEMQLIVDPSAAALAAERATESQIKSIEKWAGYVYHPGQKKSYETFLEWNRNLHIEIASASGNESLADVTSNLQTRLIRYFYLVISMASYGQDLVHEHDEIVKAIRARKPELARKRAEDHVRQTIERTSKIEIPA; encoded by the coding sequence ATGACGGAAGCTGTCCGCGTCTATCTCGCGCTCAGAAATGACATCATTACATGCGATCTGCAGCCAGGCTTATCGGTCTCGGAAGCAGACATGTGCAGCCGCTACAAAGCCAGTCGAACGCCTGTTCGTGAAGCGTGCCATCGCTTGCAGGAAGAAACCTTACTGCAAATTGTCCCCTTCCGCGGCTACTTCGTCGCACCGCTCACAACCAGCGAGTATCGCGATCTCACGGAGATGCAATTGATCGTCGACCCCTCCGCCGCTGCCCTCGCAGCCGAACGCGCCACAGAATCACAGATCAAGAGCATTGAGAAATGGGCAGGCTACGTCTACCATCCCGGCCAGAAAAAAAGCTATGAGACCTTCCTCGAATGGAATCGAAACCTGCACATCGAGATCGCATCCGCAAGCGGTAATGAATCCCTTGCCGACGTCACCTCCAATCTGCAAACGCGCTTGATCCGGTATTTTTATCTCGTCATCTCCATGGCCAGCTACGGACAGGATCTCGTCCACGAACACGACGAAATTGTGAAAGCGATTCGTGCGCGGAAGCCGGAGTTAGCCCGTAAGCGAGCTGAAGATCACGTTCGCCAAACCATCGAGAGAACATCCAAGATCGAGATCCCTGCCTAA
- a CDS encoding hydantoinase/oxoprolinase family protein gives MRIAIDSGGTFTDCVYLEGSQLRVLKLFSTPQQPGDAVLEAVLSVTHDGKNAEVRHGTTVGTNAMLERRGAKVAYVTTVGFEDVIAIGRQARTSLYDWFRSPLPCVVPPGLRFGVEERTSAEGTILRSPSAEHLRNLAQRIQRSGAESIALSLLFSFANPINEQLVAEALMPLGLPISISHEILPEFREYERGATVVTNAYLAPKVSSYIRALETSLTEKFSGGSVQVMQSSGGIVSASLAAREPVRTVLSGPAGGVIGAYRIAGLAGFTKLIAFDMGGTSTDVSLIDVEEGGPRTTNESVVSELPVSVPMLDIHTVGAGGGSLAKFDEGGVLHVGPRSAGSIPGPICYGKGEHATVTDANLMLGRLDPDLFLGGEVRLDDQRTRTIMESSRASLATLEQYATGIVTLAETAMEKAIRMISIERGYDPREFTLVSFGGAGPLHACSLAKSLRIPRVLIPCMPGALSALGILMADVVRDYSRTVMMPADPERLESFYAELEHRGTKELATEGLSGTGIRSADLRYIGQGYELNVTAGDDLLASFHSMHQKRYGYSDLTMPVEVVNVRVRLTAKTEEIDLPRRELRPGNGTQAILKTRSIHFANAWQKSNVYARDLLIPGDIFSGPALITEYSSTTVLPPSCLARVDEYANLIIEVN, from the coding sequence ATGCGGATCGCGATTGACAGCGGTGGCACCTTCACCGATTGTGTGTACCTTGAGGGCAGTCAATTGAGAGTCCTTAAGCTCTTCTCCACGCCACAACAACCGGGCGATGCGGTACTCGAAGCCGTGCTAAGCGTTACGCACGATGGCAAGAATGCCGAAGTACGTCACGGCACGACCGTCGGCACCAACGCCATGCTTGAGCGGCGCGGCGCCAAGGTAGCCTATGTCACCACCGTCGGCTTTGAAGATGTCATCGCCATCGGCAGGCAGGCCCGCACCAGCCTCTACGATTGGTTCCGCTCTCCCCTGCCATGCGTCGTCCCACCCGGTCTTCGTTTTGGCGTAGAAGAGCGTACCAGCGCCGAAGGCACCATCCTCCGCTCTCCCTCTGCCGAGCACCTCCGCAATCTGGCACAGCGTATCCAGCGCAGCGGCGCAGAATCGATCGCCCTCTCTCTCCTCTTCTCGTTCGCAAACCCGATCAACGAACAACTCGTTGCAGAAGCTCTCATGCCGCTCGGTTTGCCCATCTCCATCTCCCACGAAATCCTTCCCGAATTTCGCGAGTATGAGCGCGGCGCTACGGTCGTCACCAACGCCTATCTGGCACCAAAGGTCAGCAGCTACATCCGCGCCCTCGAGACCTCCCTCACCGAGAAGTTCTCCGGAGGATCGGTACAGGTTATGCAATCCTCAGGAGGCATCGTCTCCGCATCGCTCGCGGCCCGGGAACCCGTCCGTACCGTCCTCTCCGGACCAGCAGGCGGCGTCATAGGCGCCTACCGCATCGCAGGTCTCGCGGGCTTCACCAAGCTCATCGCCTTCGACATGGGCGGCACCTCCACCGACGTCTCCTTGATCGACGTTGAAGAAGGGGGTCCGCGAACAACCAATGAATCCGTAGTCTCCGAGCTACCCGTAAGTGTCCCCATGCTCGATATTCACACCGTAGGCGCTGGCGGCGGCTCTCTCGCCAAGTTTGACGAAGGTGGGGTTCTGCACGTCGGCCCAAGATCAGCCGGCTCGATCCCCGGCCCCATCTGCTACGGCAAAGGGGAACACGCCACCGTCACCGATGCAAATCTCATGCTCGGCAGACTCGATCCAGACCTCTTCCTCGGCGGAGAAGTACGCCTCGACGACCAGCGCACCAGAACAATCATGGAGTCCTCACGAGCAAGTCTTGCAACCCTCGAACAATATGCAACCGGAATAGTTACACTTGCCGAAACCGCAATGGAGAAAGCCATCCGCATGATCTCGATCGAGCGTGGCTACGATCCGCGCGAGTTCACGCTCGTCAGCTTCGGAGGCGCTGGCCCACTCCACGCCTGCTCTCTTGCTAAGTCTCTCCGCATTCCCCGCGTGCTCATCCCCTGCATGCCCGGAGCCCTCTCAGCCCTCGGGATCCTCATGGCCGACGTAGTCCGCGACTACTCACGAACCGTCATGATGCCCGCCGATCCCGAGCGCCTCGAATCCTTCTACGCCGAACTCGAACACCGCGGCACGAAAGAGTTAGCCACCGAAGGTCTCTCCGGAACAGGTATCCGCTCAGCCGATCTCCGCTACATCGGTCAGGGCTATGAACTGAACGTCACAGCCGGTGACGATCTCCTCGCCAGCTTCCACAGCATGCACCAGAAGCGTTACGGCTACTCAGACCTCACCATGCCCGTCGAGGTCGTCAACGTGCGCGTACGCCTCACCGCAAAAACTGAAGAGATCGACCTGCCCCGCCGCGAACTACGCCCCGGCAACGGCACACAGGCGATCCTCAAAACACGTTCCATCCACTTCGCCAATGCCTGGCAAAAGAGCAACGTCTACGCCCGCGACCTCCTCATTCCCGGCGACATCTTCTCCGGCCCCGCCCTAATCACCGAGTACAGCTCCACCACGGTTCTCCCCCCGTCATGCCTCGCGCGTGTAGACGAGTATGCGAACCTCATCATCGAGGTGAACTAA